A single genomic interval of Stieleria maiorica harbors:
- a CDS encoding BON domain-containing protein, whose protein sequence is MRRKYLGLAIAAITALGPGSAFGGDREIAEEIMTRLKGNRDSGALKDFTLDMKVDQGVVLFRGSVSENEQKQLVLAAAEGVEGITKVVDEVAVKADSTPEVAAASQPAEPAVADSDQSLRNMLTTDLLQTDELTAKAPQRVAALEIAPGQVQPTAAVELAAPAGLSDQQVVAGVVQALGAAQKDGRLKGFGVDVKCLDGIVSIEGRARSAEQRQRIISIAESAPGVQGIDQAITVIGQPAPALSQNTGIPAQLASNRMAPVNGNQVPAMAAPYQTNQPVPMAQTSAPVMGAPAMGMPMQGTPVAMNHGMGVGAPRYDAPNLPNYAWPGYASYPNYAALTYPQQYSPSAWPYIGPFYPYPQVPLGWRKVSLEWDDGWWFLDFTDR, encoded by the coding sequence ATGCGACGAAAGTATCTCGGATTGGCGATCGCTGCGATCACCGCGTTGGGCCCAGGTTCGGCCTTTGGCGGCGACAGAGAGATCGCCGAAGAAATCATGACCCGTTTGAAAGGCAACCGTGACTCCGGTGCCCTCAAAGACTTTACGCTTGACATGAAAGTGGATCAGGGCGTCGTCCTGTTCCGCGGCAGTGTCAGCGAGAACGAACAAAAACAGCTTGTCCTTGCAGCGGCCGAAGGCGTTGAAGGAATCACCAAGGTCGTCGACGAAGTCGCGGTCAAGGCGGATTCCACGCCCGAAGTCGCCGCAGCGTCACAGCCCGCCGAGCCGGCGGTCGCCGACAGCGACCAGTCGCTCCGCAACATGCTGACGACCGACCTGCTGCAGACCGATGAACTGACCGCCAAAGCTCCCCAGCGCGTCGCCGCGTTGGAGATCGCTCCGGGCCAAGTTCAACCGACCGCTGCAGTTGAATTGGCAGCCCCCGCCGGATTGAGCGACCAACAAGTCGTCGCCGGCGTCGTGCAAGCTCTCGGTGCAGCCCAAAAAGATGGCCGACTGAAAGGATTTGGCGTCGACGTCAAATGCCTGGACGGGATCGTCTCGATCGAAGGCCGCGCCCGTTCGGCCGAACAACGCCAGCGGATCATCAGCATTGCTGAATCCGCCCCCGGCGTTCAAGGGATTGACCAAGCGATCACCGTGATCGGCCAGCCCGCACCGGCACTCAGCCAAAACACCGGCATCCCGGCCCAATTGGCCAGCAACCGGATGGCACCGGTCAACGGGAACCAAGTTCCCGCCATGGCCGCACCGTACCAGACGAACCAACCGGTTCCGATGGCACAAACCTCGGCACCCGTGATGGGCGCCCCCGCCATGGGCATGCCGATGCAAGGCACCCCGGTCGCCATGAATCACGGCATGGGTGTCGGAGCACCTCGCTACGACGCTCCCAACCTGCCCAACTACGCTTGGCCAGGCTACGCATCTTACCCGAACTACGCTGCGTTGACTTACCCTCAACAGTACAGCCCTTCGGCATGGCCTTACATCGGCCCCTTCTATCCCTACCCGCAAGTCCCGCTGGGATGGCGTAAGGTGTCACTGGAATGGGACGATGGATGGTGGTTCCTGGACTTCACCGATCGCTAA
- the trpA gene encoding tryptophan synthase subunit alpha: MSAIDDLFARLKSEQRKALMPFITAGDPNIEATGVILERLAAAGADLAEIGIPYSDPVADGPVIQASYQRALDHGFRLQQAFQLGQDKAAGLGMPLVTMVSYAIIYRVGLQEYVRRAKAAGYAGAIVPDLLVEEADELSKICRDEDFSLIQLVTPTTPRERQVQIANSSSGFLYYVSVTGITGERNELPADLLESVRWLRGQTELPICIGFGISGADIAAKLAPVADGLIVGSAVVRRIAEHPEAVDAADAVAKFVAELRAAIDSVASAAS; this comes from the coding sequence ATGTCTGCCATCGACGATTTGTTTGCCCGATTGAAGTCTGAACAGCGCAAGGCGTTGATGCCGTTCATCACCGCGGGCGATCCGAATATCGAGGCGACGGGCGTGATTCTGGAGCGGTTGGCCGCTGCGGGGGCGGATCTGGCTGAAATCGGCATCCCCTACAGCGACCCGGTTGCCGACGGCCCGGTGATTCAAGCCTCCTATCAACGCGCGCTCGACCACGGATTTCGGCTTCAACAGGCGTTCCAGCTGGGACAGGACAAGGCCGCGGGGCTGGGAATGCCGCTGGTGACGATGGTCAGCTATGCGATCATCTATCGGGTCGGGCTGCAGGAATACGTCCGGCGGGCCAAGGCGGCCGGATACGCCGGGGCGATCGTGCCGGACCTGTTGGTCGAAGAGGCTGACGAGTTGTCCAAGATCTGTCGCGACGAAGATTTCAGCCTGATCCAACTGGTCACCCCCACCACGCCTCGCGAGCGGCAGGTCCAGATCGCGAATTCGTCCTCGGGGTTTCTGTACTACGTCTCGGTGACCGGCATCACGGGTGAGCGCAACGAATTGCCCGCCGATCTGCTGGAGAGTGTCCGTTGGTTGCGGGGACAGACGGAATTGCCGATTTGCATCGGGTTCGGAATCAGCGGCGCGGACATCGCCGCCAAATTGGCGCCGGTGGCCGACGGGCTGATCGTCGGATCGGCGGTCGTGCGGCGGATTGCCGAACATCCCGAAGCGGTGGATGCGGCCGACGCGGTGGCCAAATTCGTGGCCGAATTGCGAGCGGCGATCGATTCGGTGGCCTCTGCGGCAAGCTAG
- a CDS encoding glucose-6-phosphate isomerase: MPLIRLECSETSLPEELPASLESARDVFVDANAVDFELEANLCPRLAADLPFFALPEQQLLAYEKHRETSELGHIFRIANGLHDHIDAVVMTGSGGGFLGARAIAAACCDPFHNETTRAARGSKPRIYFAGDDLDNDQLQSLIGRLSAGGYGDGVADRTWAIIAADAAGRSDSPRYVLNHLVETLISNTPSIAPELRARLVTAIGPVHSLSGGPIAQRLASHGFDQSLRVPDSIENRSSVFTPLGLLSSAFLGLDCIQLLVGAAAINENFRKEPFERNLVLRFVAANRAAATGDDRSAECKRLSAWWARSLTGFQDWLQCLHPHHWPIDVATEFGRSVLNEQLESGCLRGEPLVCNHVDVAAIRTDPLPVTPENPLRRGDDSQSVRQTQQHIAATIDQQLADVGIRQNRITLPVLDTHSLGQWMQLMMLAAAIESRLNTDAPSHDTKSIPTDGSANPRM; this comes from the coding sequence ATGCCGTTGATCCGCCTGGAATGTTCCGAAACCTCCCTGCCCGAGGAATTGCCGGCGTCGCTCGAATCGGCGCGTGATGTCTTCGTCGACGCCAACGCGGTGGATTTCGAGTTGGAAGCGAATTTGTGTCCGCGGCTGGCGGCGGATCTGCCGTTCTTTGCCCTGCCCGAACAGCAGTTGCTGGCGTACGAGAAACACCGCGAGACGAGTGAATTGGGGCATATCTTTCGCATCGCCAACGGCTTGCATGACCACATCGACGCGGTGGTGATGACCGGATCCGGCGGAGGATTTCTGGGGGCTCGCGCGATCGCCGCAGCCTGTTGCGACCCGTTTCACAACGAAACCACTCGTGCCGCACGTGGCAGCAAACCCCGGATTTATTTTGCCGGCGATGATTTGGACAACGACCAGTTGCAATCCTTGATCGGCCGCTTATCCGCCGGCGGGTACGGTGACGGGGTTGCCGATCGGACTTGGGCGATCATCGCGGCCGATGCCGCGGGGCGTTCTGATTCGCCACGTTACGTGTTGAATCATTTGGTCGAAACACTGATATCAAACACGCCGTCGATCGCTCCCGAGCTTCGCGCACGGCTGGTCACCGCGATCGGCCCGGTCCATTCCCTTTCAGGTGGCCCGATCGCCCAGCGACTTGCCTCGCACGGGTTCGACCAGTCCTTACGCGTGCCCGATTCCATCGAGAATCGCTCCAGCGTTTTCACTCCGCTGGGCCTGCTCTCCTCCGCGTTCCTAGGCCTGGACTGCATTCAATTGCTGGTCGGGGCTGCGGCGATCAACGAAAATTTTCGCAAGGAGCCGTTTGAACGAAATCTGGTGCTGCGGTTTGTGGCGGCCAACCGGGCGGCGGCGACGGGCGACGACCGATCGGCGGAGTGCAAGCGTCTGTCCGCTTGGTGGGCCCGCAGCCTAACCGGTTTTCAAGACTGGCTGCAGTGTCTGCATCCCCACCACTGGCCGATCGACGTGGCGACCGAGTTCGGCAGGTCGGTGTTGAACGAGCAGCTGGAATCGGGGTGCCTTCGCGGCGAGCCATTGGTCTGTAACCACGTCGATGTGGCGGCGATCCGCACCGACCCGCTGCCGGTCACGCCAGAAAACCCGCTGCGGCGCGGCGATGATTCGCAATCGGTTCGGCAAACACAACAACACATTGCCGCGACGATCGACCAGCAGCTCGCAGATGTAGGGATCCGGCAAAACCGAATCACATTGCCGGTGCTGGACACCCATTCGCTGGGCCAGTGGATGCAACTGATGATGCTGGCCGCGGCGATCGAGTCCAGGCTGAATACAGACGCTCCCAGCCACGACACCAAGTCAATCCCCACGGATGGCAGCGCGAACCCACGGATGTGA